TTCTTGGTTGATAATTCTTAATCAACAGTAACTAGCGACGAACTAATAAAGTGTTATTTGTGGGAGGTAATTCATTTACGATCGTTAAAATAATCGTTTCCCCCCATAATAATCAGCTTTTTATTTTTgccccattttttttctttttatgtgtgGTTGTTATCATGTTTGGTATGAACCAGTGGTTTTATGATCTCTAATAAATCTGTGAAAACAAGTTTTGAAGAGGAGCAAGATAGATCTAAAGACCAAAATCAGTTGTCTGTACTGTCTTATCAGACGAGTAAACAACCAACATCAATCATGATATCATAGGATGAGAATGTCCTTAATGTGTATCCGCATGCATGCCTATTAGTCTGTCTTTTCTGTAGATATCAGATTCATTGGCTTGGACATTTCTAGTTTGGATTTATAATTCTCAAATTGTTCTTCCTTAGTGAATTGAGTTTGCCTGCAGTAGGATCattagattctttttttttttttttaattttatgcatcacaacattaaatttttatgatgattaATGAAGTACTGCTGACAAATTGGTTTGTATTTATCAACATTTATGAGATAAATGATATAGAAGCATTTGCTGAGGAGTTACAGGGAGCTATATAGGGTAAATTTACTGTTTCCAGGAATTATTAGTTACATCTTCTAATTTGGTAAAAATTTTGTATTAACTGAAGCATTTCTGAATTGGTTTGATTTCTGTCTTTTCAATACTCAATCCAGAATTAATGACTTAGGTAATAATGGTCTTACCTTACAGAGCATTGTTTTagtttcatcatcttttttttttttttttcgtaacAAGCAATACATTTAGCAGGCCTTTGTTTCTTCCAGTGGGTTCTGTTCATCCACTTCTATATGTATCTTTTAGAGGTTTGGGTTATAGCATTATTCTTATTTGAAAACTGTTCAAGTAGGGCTCAGAATGAGCTGAGCTATTCATGAACAGCCTGCAATTAGCTTGGTAAGAAGCTGTTCAAATTCAGCTCATATAGGAAATGAGCTTAGCTCGAACAAAATCTATTGCTCAGCTTATAAATAAGCCAAACGGGAATGCTAAAGGCCTGCAAAAATATGTAGGAGTCGGCTTGGCCAGCTATAAGAGATTAGATGGGGAAGGGTTGAACGCCAGCTGTGAGGCACAAACAAAGATTGGATATGATACGATATGGATAAGCCCGTATAGTCAGCCTTAAAAAAGCAGGATATGATATGGCTATGATACATCAATGAATGTATATGCATTTTATTCATTCATATGTGCATccctatatatacaaatatatgtacGTACAGCGTTCGGCGAATCATTTGGAAATAGGCGGTTTAGGGCGTTTTGAACCATACCAGTGGCAAATCGGAACGGTTTGGCCGGCTAAATCAAACActggatggagagagagagagagagaggaagagagagaagggagggaaGGGAAAAAGGGGACAACGCCATTGGAGGCCACCAAAGGTCGGCAGTGGTCCGTCAAGGCCGTCGGAGGGCTGCGAAGGCCTCCTGGCTCGATGTCGTCGGATGGGGCGTTTAatcaagaaagatagagaaaaggAACGACGATACTAGAGGGAGGCATAGTCGGTGAAGAGGCTGTCAAAGGTGCCGGATGGCTATTGTGGCCATTGATCGACAAAAAATGCGTGGGTGGAGTTGCAACCGAAACAGGGTAGATCACCCATGTTCAGTTCAtcgcattttttttaaaaacgacGATGAATAGTGAAGGCAGCAATTCTCATTGTCGGCTTCATCGTGGTgagaatttttcaaaaaaaatcctaTGAAACAGGGACGATCGTCTCTATTTCACGTCAGCAGCGCCGTAGGCTGCAATTGCGCTGTCTGATGGCCACGGCGGCCAGTTGGAGATCCTCCGGCGgctttctctcccttctttttattccctcccccctctctttaTTTGTCTCTCGATCGAGATTTGGTGAAGGAAGCAAAGGCTTTGGCTGCCCTTCGAGCGCGCCCACTACTGCCTATAGCCACCGTCGGCATCTCCTCCAGCCACCttctcccctcttctctctccccctcctctTTTCTATTTTCCTCCCTGGTTTCCTTCTCTTCTATGTCGATTTGTGCTAGTCCGATCTGATACGGATCTGTACCGACTTGTATTGCCGACCAGCCGACATGGGTCCCAGTTCCGATTCCGTAGAccttgtgtatgtatgtgtgtatgtatatgggTATGTTTATATGTGTATGTAATAAACATAGTCTATACTTTATATATAGCATCAACTTTTACAATCTCATCATTTAAGCATTATTCATATTCATAGACACCAATACAtactttatatttaaatattatcatcGTATATTATAAATTTGACTACTCTTCATTAAAAGGATAACCTTGGAAAAAGAAGATGCCCTCCCCCTCATTTTTTGAAAGTATTAGGGAAGTACCTCAAGTGTATCTATTACGGATCTAGTGCATGTGtttctttttttggtaaataagatatcaaaataagatactTTACATAAGTATCAGCCATATTTAAGAAGTATTTGGCAAGTGTCGGTACCCGATACATATCCATTATAGAAACAACATGTTTAGGTGGAGTAAAATACATCTTTATAGCAACTCATGAGAGACAAGAGGCTTCTAGATATAGACCAGAATTAAGCCAGTAGAGCTCAATTTGCCCTTTCATGTATCAAGCTGAGTCTGAGCAGCCTGCTACTTGGCTTGAAGCCTTATAAGCACCTTTTTTATTGTGAAGAAGATGCGAAAGCAAGTTTACAGCTGTGTGATTTGTTGTTGTAGTTGTTGTTTTATTCTTTTCCTCAGTGAGGTTTCCTTTCTTGATTGGTAATGCCCTCTTTAGGAACATTCATTCATATGAACATGCATATCAGGTTAAATATTTCATATCTCAATTCTTAGGTTGATTTCCCTTCTTTGTTTTATCTGACTTATATAAGCTTCCCATGGCTTCTATGATCTTGTGATAACATTCTTGTCAAATCCAGTTACTGACATTTAACAAAGttctttgtttttttatttttttacaggtTTATTCCAAGAGGCAATATTACTATTCCATTTTCTGTTGGTGTTGTCATGAGagatcattttgagttccctGGATTGCATAAGAATGTAGGGGGGctttatcattgaaacttctgCTAGCCGAGTAAGCTTTCATACTGCACAACTAGTGAATTGTTATGCCCCctaaaaatttcttaaaaaatttttgatgatccCAAAACTAGTTGAGAACTATGTATCAAGAAAATGACTTCATTCAAGCTGTTTGATCATATGGTTGCTTCTAGGGAAGCAAAATGGATGGCTATCATaatattaaattttctaaattttcCTGAAATACTATTGTTGGCATGTGCATTATATGCGATAGTAAATATTTGATGGATAGCTATGATTCTATATAgttctagatttttatttcttattatgaAAGTTAATAATGCACTCTTTGGTTACATacattttctttttcccttttttcctcATTGAGATAACGAAAACAGGTCTAGTttattgaaaaaagagtttctgtgAAAGAAATGAGTAAATTAAAGATGACTGGACGAGTTCCTGCGCTGTGCAGGGAACTGCGTGAATTCATGTGAGACTTTATATCTACATTAAGGTATAATGTAAGTTTATGTTCAGCATAATCCCAAGTAAACATGGTGTATGTACTTCAGTACTTGCAATGAATAGATAacaaataaaattattatgataaaaagataaattacagataATTTGTCAATATTAAAACCGATGGAACGCTAAGAAATTTTAGCATCTAGTTTAAATTTATCTAATGTTAAACTGTATGCATGGCGTTCTTTGCTCTCACAGGTAGTGTTTGGTTGCCCTTATTTTAGGTGGAATAAGGGTTAAAGGGTTTATTCTTAGTTCTCCAAACACAGTATAAAATGATGGTGGGTCTCGTGGGTTTAGTAATTTCAGTCAAAGATGCATTAATTGCATCTTATTCTCATCTACCTGGTATAAGTTATTTCATATTAGATCATGGAATAGTTTATTTTAGGTTCATCATGAGAAATAATTGATCTTATTTTAGGTTAAGAAATAATACTGCATTAATTGTATCTTATTTTTGATGAGCTCTATAGATTTTTAATCAAACAAAAATTTAGAATAGATGTGGAGAATAGTTATTTTTTGGAAATTTGTATTATATCAAAAGGTAACCAAATACTACCTATAGGGGAATAACTTGATGCCCTGTCTTCCTTTGTTGTGGTGGTACCATTTTTGCCAATTTTTCTTTCAGATTGATGACCGTTACTGATTTGTCATTTTCATCGTAAACACTTGGGTGGCTGAGGTAGGAAAGCAATTATATAGCAGCTTTATGCATTTCAGACTTAAAATGTTGTCGTTATATGCTTTAATAGAGACGGTCTCCAAAGGAAAATTAATAAAGCGGAACAAAATCTGTCAGGTTCAGCTTTGAGAAATATTTGTTAGTTCATGGTTTATGGTTTGTTGTCCATTGAATCGTCTGTCTGTTTTTTTCCATCTGTCTATTTATCTGTATTTATATATTGGTATATTTGTATGGATCCTGTATTTACAATTTGTAGATTTGGATCCAGagaactcttgtaggtgagataACTGGGACGACTCCAGTTGCTAGTTCAAATGAAGACGTCGATGATGATTTGCCAGAGATTGGCAACTAGGAGGGCGATCCATGGGAGATAAAGAGAGAGGACCCTGTCTTCGAGATGGACGATCGGTTTGGAGGTCCACATTTTGTGGGGGCAAAAAGCCATTAAGAACTAACTTGAATTTTAGCAGGAATGGTAAAGAAAGGGTGCACCAGGATGCAGGGAAGCCGATTTTTGTTGTAAAATTCGGAAGATAACAAACATTTGAGGTGAAGAAGGGTCTAAATTCAGAATtttaggggaaaaaaaaaacttggttTTTATTCGGTTTGTTTATTTACACCCTGTCGAGGCTCAACGCCTTGGACTCGTGCAGACGCCGCTTTTAAAGACGCTCTGACTCTGACTCTGACTCTGACTTCTTGACCAGAAGAGCCGAGATGAAAAGACAGAACTCTGTTATAAAAAGACAGGCTCTGACCGTGGTCACGTGCTCGTGCTTTTAATGCGAGGGTCCTACTccttatatactatattatttagcCGACCACGTATATCCGATGGCTTTATTTATTACATTAATAAGTTTTGTAGCGCTCACTACGTGAAAGTTTAGTATTCAAAATACGAACGCCCTCGGATCCTGGTTTGTCGTACGCAAAGCATGAGACGAGTCCTGTGGTCCGGTTCTCTTCGATTGGATCTGGGCTCCAAGATGGACCACTCAGATGTGCTGCAATGCAGGAACAAATTAACCAATTGGTTCGTTGGTAGGTAAATGCTCTTTATCGTATCGATACCCATGGAAACTTCTTAAGAATTCTCCAGGTCTTGTGAAGGACGTTGGTCCCATTGCGCAAGATTAGTTCAAGTCACATTGATTGATGGTATTTCGAGGTGCGAAATCTCACTCCGTGTTTCGGCCTTCGCCCGCTACCGTTTTCCGTCAGCCGTTGTTTCTCCTCCACGAAAAAGTGTTCCTGCGGCACACCTTTCGATTCTTTATTTTTAAGTacatgtttttttttctttaaattcgaAAAACTTCAAATTTAAATCCCACCAGCCCCTGTCCTTTCCGCAATCACCAACCCCACGGCTCTCTTCTTCGTTCCTCCGATTTCCACCTAgtagagagggaggaagagagagagcggGGGCGgaaagatcccatccttttccacCTCATTTGCTCGGAGAGGAAGGAAGGATGATGGCGGAGGCTGCGTATGGCGGTGGCGGCGGTGGCGgcgaggtggaggcggcggtgcagGCGCTGAACACGATCATCCAGTTGCACTTCGAGAAGACGCTGGAGAAGAAGCGTGCGGTGGACGGGCAGAAGAAGGAGCTGTGGCGGCTCTTCcagctcttcttcctcttcctggcTCTGGTGCTGGGAGCCCAGCTGGGTGCCTCGCCGGAGCGGCTCCAGTGCCGGCACTGCTGGGCCCCCATCGGGCTCCTCTCCCTTGGCCACCTCATCTTCTACATCGCGGTCGCCCAGACCCTCCGCTGCCTCAACGGCTTCAAGTACCAGCGCCGCTGCCACAAGCTCACCCTCGCCCTCGCCACCGACCGCCTCAAGCACCTCAAGATGCGCtactccgccgccgccgccggcgaCCACTTCCTCCTCCTGCCCACGGACTACGATATCCCCTACCAGGAGCCCCCGGAGAGCTATCTGGCGAAGTTCAAGCGGAGCTGGGCCCTCCATTTCGCCTTCTTGATCTGCACCTTCGGCTTCATGGTCTCCGCCTCCGTCGTTCTCCTCTGCTTCTAGTagaatccatatatatatatatataaaaaaaaaaaatatatatatatatcttctcTTCCCCAACTTGTTCTTTTTGGAATTATATGACGCAGTAGATGATTGTAATGAAAAACCATGGCTATATATATGGTTATCTGCTTTTGAGTAGCTTTATGCCACCAATGCCgagctcttctttctttctctccgtATGTTGTGCAAGCTTATCACTAATATATTTATcgctttttagaaaagaaaataattatatCGGTTACATATGTTTATGGTTTGTATGTAACTGTAAAACAAAATAACAATGGCGACCTATATACATGGTTAGAGGCTGTTGGCAATGTGGTGTTTTAATTAATAAGAAAGAAGGCCAAAATGCTGTGGTCGTTTGTATTTGGGATTGTCCAGCTATCACTAGTTGCAGGCAGGACTACAACAGTTGTTACTTTATATAAGAGGCCATGCTGCTGCACGACGGCAGCATGATGCCAG
The DNA window shown above is from Elaeis guineensis isolate ETL-2024a chromosome 8, EG11, whole genome shotgun sequence and carries:
- the LOC105049445 gene encoding uncharacterized protein isoform X2 encodes the protein MMAEAAYGGGGGGGEVEAAVQALNTIIQLHFEKTLEKKRAVDGQKKELWRLFQLFFLFLALVLGAQLGASPERLQCRHCWAPIGLLSLGHLIFYIAVAQTLRCLNGFKYQRRCHKLTLALATDRLKHLKMRYSAAAAGDHFLLLPTDYDIPYQEPPESYLAKFKRSWALHFAFLICTFGFMVSASVVLLCF